One part of the Corynebacterium aurimucosum ATCC 700975 genome encodes these proteins:
- the ruvB gene encoding Holliday junction branch migration DNA helicase RuvB: MSDVERTEFKLPEGMDLSSPPQRNQDVDAAEQQGEHDIERSLRPKSLDEFIGQPKVREQLSLVLNGAKNRGVTPDHVLLSGPPGLGKTTMAMIIAQELGSSLRMTSGPALERAGDLAAMLSNLMEGDVLFIDEIHRIARPAEEMLYMAMEDFRIDVIVGKGPGATSIPLEIPPFTLVGATTRAGMLTGPLRDRFGFTAQMEYYDTEDLTRVISRAARILEVDIDQDAAVEIGSRSRGTPRIANRLLRRVRDYAEVNGDGHIDVAAAQAALRVFDVDERGLDRLDRAVLGALIKGHGGGPVGVNTLAIAVGEEPSTVEEVCEPYLVRAGMISRTGRGRVATAAAWQHLGLEAPEGAIGGTLF; this comes from the coding sequence ATGTCAGACGTAGAACGCACTGAGTTTAAGCTTCCGGAGGGGATGGATTTAAGCTCGCCTCCGCAGCGTAACCAGGATGTGGACGCCGCAGAGCAGCAAGGCGAGCACGATATTGAGCGCTCGCTGCGCCCAAAGTCCCTCGATGAATTCATTGGCCAACCCAAGGTGCGCGAGCAGCTATCGCTCGTGCTTAATGGTGCGAAGAACCGTGGTGTCACTCCGGATCACGTCTTGCTCTCCGGCCCGCCCGGGCTGGGCAAGACCACCATGGCGATGATCATCGCCCAAGAGCTGGGAAGCTCCTTGCGCATGACCTCGGGCCCGGCACTGGAGAGGGCCGGGGATCTGGCGGCGATGTTGTCGAACCTGATGGAGGGTGATGTGCTCTTCATCGATGAAATTCACCGCATCGCCCGCCCGGCTGAGGAAATGCTGTACATGGCAATGGAGGATTTCCGCATCGACGTCATCGTGGGCAAAGGCCCGGGAGCGACCTCCATCCCGCTGGAAATCCCACCTTTTACACTGGTGGGAGCGACAACCCGCGCGGGCATGCTGACTGGGCCGTTGCGTGATCGCTTCGGTTTCACCGCCCAAATGGAGTACTACGATACTGAGGACCTCACACGGGTCATTAGCCGTGCAGCGCGGATTCTGGAGGTAGACATCGATCAGGATGCCGCAGTAGAGATCGGCTCCCGCTCGCGTGGAACGCCGCGTATTGCCAACCGCCTCCTGCGCCGAGTCCGCGACTATGCCGAAGTCAACGGGGATGGGCATATTGATGTTGCAGCTGCACAGGCAGCGTTGCGGGTCTTCGACGTCGATGAGCGCGGATTGGACCGCCTTGACCGCGCGGTGCTCGGGGCCTTGATCAAGGGCCACGGCGGTGGCCCCGTAGGAGTGAATACCCTAGCCATCGCGGTAGGCGAAGAACCATCGACGGTGGAGGAGGTCTGCGAGCCCTATCTCGTGCGTGCCGGCATGATCTCACGAACCGGCCGCGGCCGTGTGGCAACAGCCGCCGCATGGCAACACCTAGGATTGGAGGCGCCCGAGGGGGCGATTGGCGGGACCCTTTTTTAA
- the ruvA gene encoding Holliday junction branch migration protein RuvA, producing the protein MIASLRGTVLDIQLDHAVLECAGVGYKVLATPAMLGTLQRGEEARVMTTLVVKEDSMTLYGFTSQDDRDMFHVLQTVSGLGPKLALAALSVMSAGDLAQAIAGEEAARLQKIPGVGKRVAQRLILELKDKVKAFAPAESADLSSAAPAAAGPVVEDVVEALIGLGFTDKMARPVVESVVAEQPDAATPVVLRAALSQLGAKK; encoded by the coding sequence ATGATTGCATCTTTGCGCGGAACCGTCCTCGACATCCAGCTTGATCATGCCGTGCTGGAATGCGCGGGCGTGGGCTATAAGGTCCTGGCCACCCCGGCCATGCTGGGAACCCTCCAGCGCGGTGAGGAGGCGCGGGTCATGACCACGCTCGTGGTCAAGGAGGACTCGATGACGCTCTACGGCTTCACCAGTCAGGATGACCGCGATATGTTCCACGTCCTCCAAACGGTTTCTGGTCTGGGGCCAAAACTGGCGCTGGCTGCCCTGTCCGTGATGAGCGCGGGCGATTTGGCCCAGGCGATTGCGGGGGAGGAGGCCGCACGCTTGCAGAAAATTCCGGGAGTGGGCAAACGCGTTGCGCAACGGTTGATTCTGGAGCTTAAAGATAAGGTCAAGGCCTTCGCCCCCGCAGAAAGCGCGGATCTCTCGTCTGCTGCCCCGGCTGCCGCTGGGCCGGTGGTTGAGGATGTCGTCGAGGCGCTTATTGGTTTGGGCTTTACTGATAAAATGGCCCGGCCCGTGGTGGAATCCGTGGTGGCAGAGCAACCCGATGCGGCGACGCCGGTGGTGCTGCGCGCTGCGCTGAGCCAGCTTGGCGCCAAGAAATAG
- the ruvC gene encoding crossover junction endodeoxyribonuclease RuvC, whose protein sequence is MNLEGLRVMGIDPGLTRCGLSVVQAGRGRGVIPIAVGVVRTPSDKDLGERLKLLSVAVREWMDDYKPDVVALERVFERGQVSTVMQTAHAVGVLVLAAAERDIPVHMYTPSEVKKAISGNGRADKKQMTAMITRILGLSEAPKPADAADALALAVCHCWRAPALAWMTGGDASAGVGAGARTSGVRGTSPRTASVSRAAKTTS, encoded by the coding sequence GTGAACTTGGAGGGGTTGCGCGTCATGGGCATTGATCCCGGTCTGACTCGCTGCGGCCTGTCAGTTGTCCAAGCCGGGCGTGGGCGCGGGGTCATTCCCATCGCCGTAGGGGTCGTCCGCACCCCCAGTGACAAGGACTTGGGGGAGCGCCTGAAGCTACTATCGGTGGCGGTCCGGGAATGGATGGATGACTATAAGCCAGATGTCGTGGCCCTCGAGCGGGTATTCGAACGCGGTCAAGTCTCAACCGTGATGCAGACCGCCCACGCAGTCGGGGTCTTGGTCCTTGCCGCAGCAGAGCGGGATATCCCGGTGCACATGTACACCCCTTCCGAAGTCAAGAAAGCAATTTCGGGCAATGGGCGCGCTGATAAAAAGCAGATGACCGCCATGATTACTCGAATTTTGGGGCTCAGTGAGGCGCCTAAGCCGGCTGACGCTGCGGATGCCCTAGCCCTGGCCGTGTGCCACTGCTGGCGTGCGCCAGCCCTGGCATGGATGACCGGCGGTGATGCGAGCGCTGGCGTCGGGGCCGGGGCACGAACGAGCGGAGTGCGCGGCACCTCGCCGCGTACCGCATCCGTCTCCCGGGCGGCGAAGACGACCTCCTAA
- a CDS encoding YebC/PmpR family DNA-binding transcriptional regulator — protein MAGHSKWATTKHKKAANDAKRGKEFAKLIKNIEVAARTGGGDPAANPTLDDMIKKAKKASVPNDNIERARKRGSGEEAGGADWETVMYEGYGPNGVAMLIECLTDNRNRAATDVRTAMTKNGGNLGESGSVAYMFSRTGLVMVEKGELSEDDILIAVLEAGAEEVNDNGEKFEITCAPGDVPAVREALVAADIEVDDTDTDFRASVEVPLQADDARKIFRLIDALEDSDDVQNVYTNMDLSEEVLAELGED, from the coding sequence ATGGCAGGCCACTCTAAATGGGCAACTACGAAGCACAAGAAGGCGGCGAACGATGCCAAGCGTGGCAAGGAATTTGCCAAGCTGATCAAGAATATCGAGGTGGCAGCCCGCACCGGCGGCGGTGACCCCGCAGCCAACCCCACCCTCGATGACATGATCAAGAAGGCCAAGAAGGCCTCGGTTCCCAACGACAACATTGAGCGCGCCCGCAAGCGCGGCTCCGGCGAAGAGGCCGGCGGTGCCGACTGGGAAACCGTAATGTACGAGGGCTATGGCCCGAACGGTGTGGCCATGCTCATCGAGTGCCTGACGGATAACCGCAACCGCGCGGCGACCGACGTCCGCACCGCGATGACCAAGAACGGCGGCAACCTCGGCGAGTCCGGTTCCGTGGCATATATGTTCTCCCGCACCGGTTTGGTCATGGTGGAAAAGGGCGAGCTCAGTGAAGATGACATCCTTATTGCAGTCCTCGAGGCCGGCGCCGAAGAGGTCAACGATAACGGCGAGAAGTTCGAGATCACCTGCGCACCGGGCGATGTGCCCGCCGTACGCGAGGCGCTCGTTGCTGCCGATATCGAGGTCGATGACACTGATACCGACTTCCGAGCTTCTGTTGAGGTGCCGCTGCAGGCAGATGATGCCCGTAAGATCTTCCGCCTCATCGATGCTCTCGAGGATTCGGATGATGTCCAGAACGTTTACACCAACATGGACTTAAGCGAAGAGGTCCTCGCCGAGCTGGGCGAGGACTAA
- a CDS encoding acyl-CoA thioesterase, translating to MASVAQAVDIERIGEDEFRGPVVSSRITRTFGGQTMAQALRAAQLTVDEKLAHSMHCYFVGPGDSSAPTTIQVERIRDGRSFAHRHVRVFQNDRLIFMLSAGFHATGDIGPEHQAAMPQVPPPESIKDSPYYTRIILKEWEDWDVRLIPDAERDAVAAETTGAGFRNIWFRNTGDLLGATSDQSLHQAALLYMSDMTLIRTALLPHQGERIQLASLDHSLWFLRPVRVDEWMLYSQSSPSAQTGTGLAQGKIFNQRGELLAVAMQEGLTRTLYPESEGSSANGNWQNV from the coding sequence ATGGCATCGGTGGCCCAGGCGGTCGATATCGAGCGGATCGGTGAAGACGAGTTCCGCGGCCCTGTGGTTTCCTCGCGCATTACGCGCACCTTCGGCGGGCAAACCATGGCGCAGGCGCTGCGGGCAGCGCAGCTTACTGTCGATGAAAAGCTAGCGCACTCCATGCACTGCTACTTTGTGGGCCCGGGCGATTCCAGCGCTCCCACTACTATCCAGGTCGAGCGGATTAGGGATGGCCGTTCCTTTGCGCACCGCCACGTGCGCGTCTTCCAGAACGATCGCTTGATATTCATGCTCAGTGCCGGTTTCCACGCGACCGGGGATATCGGCCCTGAGCATCAAGCCGCAATGCCACAGGTACCGCCACCGGAGAGCATTAAGGACTCGCCATACTACACCCGCATCATTTTGAAGGAATGGGAAGACTGGGACGTGCGGCTCATTCCGGACGCGGAGCGCGATGCTGTCGCCGCCGAAACCACCGGGGCAGGGTTTAGAAATATCTGGTTCCGCAACACCGGTGACCTGCTTGGTGCTACCTCTGACCAATCCCTCCACCAGGCAGCGTTGTTGTATATGTCTGACATGACGTTGATCCGCACGGCGCTTCTCCCGCACCAAGGCGAAAGGATTCAGCTAGCCAGCTTGGATCATTCGCTGTGGTTCTTGCGCCCGGTCAGGGTGGATGAATGGATGCTGTATTCGCAGTCGAGTCCCTCAGCGCAGACAGGGACTGGTCTCGCGCAGGGAAAGATTTTCAATCAACGCGGCGAGCTCCTGGCCGTGGCGATGCAGGAGGGGCTGACACGCACCCTGTATCCGGAAAGTGAAGGCTCCAGCGCCAATGGCAATTGGCAAAACGTCTAG
- a CDS encoding DUF3817 domain-containing protein, with protein MTSTTPHSVHRVAAYLEMFTWGLLIFSMILKYSGTTEALTPIAGGIHGFGFLCFLLMTALVWINNRWSLGVGILGLVVTVIPFAALPFAVWVSQRGLVAGPWRFSNDDDAEPHGVFDTILAQAIRHPVRTALIALLVVAVVFSVLLMLGPPVDVESAIENNR; from the coding sequence ATGACTTCAACCACCCCGCACAGCGTGCACCGTGTGGCCGCATACCTGGAAATGTTCACGTGGGGCCTGCTGATCTTCTCCATGATCCTCAAGTACTCCGGCACGACCGAAGCGCTCACCCCCATCGCGGGAGGTATTCACGGCTTCGGTTTCCTCTGTTTCCTGCTCATGACGGCGCTGGTATGGATCAATAACCGCTGGTCACTTGGCGTGGGAATTCTGGGGTTGGTCGTAACCGTAATTCCCTTCGCGGCCTTGCCCTTTGCAGTGTGGGTATCGCAGCGCGGACTCGTCGCCGGTCCGTGGCGGTTTAGCAATGACGATGACGCGGAGCCACACGGTGTCTTCGACACGATCTTGGCGCAGGCCATTCGCCACCCGGTGCGCACCGCGCTCATTGCGCTGCTCGTCGTAGCCGTAGTCTTCAGCGTTCTGCTCATGTTGGGGCCACCCGTCGACGTCGAGTCCGCCATTGAAAATAATCGCTAA
- a CDS encoding membrane protein has product MLARLFLIYLLLNEKGPLGDVRYYLEGVYGANPSDMTEYPQVGTWPSVLLAWLTGYDFERYAIGFTAMMLLADATFLALLLRHHRSTPGAYSAGWFWVFFGTAAGHVFTWRLDLYPALLVAGAGALLATRPRLASVLLAWATAAKLWPGVLAAGLVGRATSRATWQRLAAFFGCLVALCIGVAAMTSVDRVLSPLTYQGERGLQIESLAATWFVYQAHRQPDVWTMGYAASKSYEISGPGVDTAVALSSIAMGAALVWIIGVALVHFLRGNWSPHSTLVFFIAAILLLIATNKVFSPQYIVWLGPILAVALRSPTPTAANTPRKAAADIRGVRAIMAVLAVGTAALGTVIYPYGYNYIWFYVGENPNPVYALVLRNLLIVAMTAFAVYWHLLEYRVARGLTPGK; this is encoded by the coding sequence GTGCTGGCACGCCTTTTCCTTATCTACCTACTCCTCAACGAGAAGGGTCCGCTCGGGGACGTTCGGTATTACCTCGAGGGTGTCTACGGCGCTAACCCCAGCGACATGACGGAATATCCCCAAGTCGGTACCTGGCCCAGCGTTCTGCTCGCGTGGCTTACCGGCTACGACTTTGAGCGCTATGCCATCGGCTTTACGGCAATGATGCTGCTTGCCGACGCCACCTTCCTCGCCCTCCTCCTGCGCCATCACCGCTCCACCCCAGGGGCGTATAGCGCCGGGTGGTTCTGGGTATTCTTCGGCACCGCAGCGGGACATGTATTTACCTGGCGGCTCGATCTCTACCCCGCCTTATTGGTTGCCGGTGCGGGCGCACTTCTGGCCACCCGCCCGCGGCTTGCCTCGGTTCTGTTGGCTTGGGCCACCGCTGCGAAGCTGTGGCCCGGTGTCCTCGCTGCCGGGCTTGTCGGGCGCGCAACCTCCCGCGCTACGTGGCAGCGGCTAGCCGCGTTCTTTGGATGTCTCGTTGCCCTGTGCATCGGCGTGGCAGCAATGACCAGCGTGGACAGAGTTCTTTCCCCGTTGACTTATCAAGGAGAGCGCGGCCTCCAGATCGAATCTCTGGCCGCCACGTGGTTCGTGTACCAAGCTCATCGCCAGCCTGATGTGTGGACGATGGGATACGCGGCTTCGAAAAGCTATGAGATCTCCGGCCCTGGCGTCGACACGGCAGTTGCCTTGAGCAGTATCGCCATGGGAGCGGCCCTCGTGTGGATCATAGGGGTGGCACTCGTGCACTTTCTGCGCGGGAATTGGAGTCCGCACTCGACCCTTGTCTTCTTCATCGCGGCGATCCTCCTTCTAATCGCGACGAATAAGGTCTTCTCTCCGCAGTACATCGTGTGGCTTGGGCCGATACTAGCAGTGGCGCTTCGCTCTCCTACTCCCACGGCGGCCAATACCCCACGGAAGGCGGCCGCTGACATTAGAGGGGTACGCGCCATCATGGCGGTACTCGCTGTGGGAACGGCGGCCTTGGGAACCGTCATCTATCCCTATGGCTATAACTACATCTGGTTCTATGTGGGCGAAAACCCTAACCCGGTGTACGCACTCGTGTTGCGCAACCTCCTTATCGTGGCGATGACCGCTTTTGCCGTCTATTGGCATCTGCTTGAGTACCGCGTGGCAAGGGGCCTGACCCCCGGAAAGTAG
- a CDS encoding glycosyltransferase family 4 protein encodes MRIGIICPYSFDEPGGVQAHILDLATMFIEQGHHVEVLGPASTSTQVPSFVRKGGWAVPITYNGSVARLAIGPHVHRNIKRFIREGDFDILHIHEPNSPSYSMAALAVVRGPIVATYHASASSSLVLTLAKPFLRPYLEKVRGGIAVSEMARRWQVEQLGGDPVLIPNGVDTSVYARERARAEHKENNSEIEIVFLGRLDEPRKGLDILLEALTLLPQPVRVTVMGGGHPRRVPGVDFVGRVSDAEKAAILGRADIYVAPNTGGESFGIVLVEAMAAGCAVVASDLEAFAAVCNADSEEPAGALFKNGDATDLARVLEDLVTHSDKRQALIKAGVERAREYDWDHVAAAVMQVYETVADGTKVRVS; translated from the coding sequence ATGCGCATAGGTATTATCTGCCCCTATTCCTTCGACGAGCCTGGTGGGGTTCAGGCCCACATCCTTGACTTAGCGACCATGTTTATTGAACAAGGGCACCATGTGGAGGTACTGGGGCCGGCGTCGACAAGCACGCAGGTCCCCAGCTTTGTTCGCAAGGGCGGCTGGGCGGTGCCGATTACATATAACGGTTCCGTGGCTCGTCTTGCCATTGGCCCGCACGTGCACCGAAATATCAAGCGCTTCATCCGCGAGGGGGATTTCGACATCCTCCATATCCATGAACCCAACTCCCCAAGTTATTCCATGGCTGCTCTGGCTGTGGTGCGCGGGCCCATCGTGGCGACGTACCATGCTTCGGCCTCGAGCTCTCTGGTATTGACCCTGGCCAAGCCTTTCCTCCGCCCGTACTTGGAAAAGGTTCGGGGAGGTATTGCGGTTTCAGAGATGGCGCGCCGCTGGCAGGTTGAGCAGTTGGGAGGGGACCCTGTGCTCATCCCCAATGGGGTCGACACCTCTGTCTATGCGCGCGAGCGTGCCCGCGCTGAGCATAAAGAGAATAATTCAGAAATTGAGATTGTGTTCTTGGGCCGCCTCGATGAGCCGCGAAAAGGCCTGGACATTCTTCTTGAGGCACTCACGCTGCTCCCGCAGCCGGTCCGGGTGACGGTTATGGGCGGGGGACACCCGCGACGTGTTCCGGGAGTTGACTTCGTGGGGCGTGTCAGCGATGCCGAGAAGGCGGCCATTTTGGGGCGCGCTGATATTTATGTGGCTCCCAATACAGGCGGCGAAAGCTTCGGCATTGTTCTTGTTGAGGCAATGGCCGCTGGATGCGCAGTGGTGGCTTCAGATCTGGAGGCCTTCGCCGCAGTGTGCAACGCAGACTCGGAGGAACCCGCGGGTGCCTTATTCAAGAACGGGGATGCTACGGACTTAGCGCGGGTGTTGGAGGATTTGGTGACCCATTCCGACAAGCGGCAAGCCTTGATTAAGGCGGGGGTGGAGCGTGCTCGCGAATACGACTGGGATCATGTGGCCGCAGCTGTCATGCAGGTATACGAGACCGTGGCGGATGGCACGAAGGTTCGGGTGTCATAA
- a CDS encoding phosphatidylinositol mannoside acyltransferase, with amino-acid sequence MALLDRDRLTAAAYIACWKVVRFLPQPLAVWLFERGADLASNNGQGMEQLRQNLSRVVGAENVTRELVRDSMRSYMRYWLEAFRLPAIHSDPDLQRRLLTGLRGKEHADASVASGRGVIFALPHSGNWDMAGVFCVGHYGGFTTVAERLKPEVLFDAFVDYRESLGFTVLPLTGGSSSPYSRLKDTLERGGVVCLLSERDLTRTGVTVDFMGEEANVAAGPAQLAIETGAALHVVHSWFDGKGWGLSVSPEVEVTDLQETCQRLADGFVENIRAHPEDWHMLQPHWNADVERRRASRQKK; translated from the coding sequence GTGGCTCTACTGGACCGTGACCGGCTGACCGCCGCCGCATACATCGCGTGCTGGAAGGTTGTGCGGTTCCTTCCCCAGCCATTGGCTGTCTGGTTGTTCGAACGCGGTGCAGATCTGGCAAGTAACAACGGCCAAGGCATGGAACAGCTGCGCCAGAACCTGAGCCGGGTCGTGGGGGCGGAGAATGTCACGCGGGAACTGGTCCGGGATTCGATGCGCTCCTATATGCGCTACTGGCTCGAGGCTTTCCGTCTGCCTGCCATCCATTCGGACCCTGATCTGCAGAGGCGTCTATTGACAGGCTTGCGCGGCAAGGAACATGCAGATGCCTCCGTGGCTTCCGGGCGCGGGGTGATTTTCGCGCTTCCGCATTCAGGCAACTGGGACATGGCGGGTGTCTTTTGTGTGGGGCACTATGGCGGCTTCACGACGGTGGCTGAGCGCTTGAAGCCAGAGGTGCTTTTCGACGCCTTCGTGGACTACCGCGAGAGTCTTGGCTTCACTGTCCTGCCACTGACCGGTGGCAGTTCTTCTCCTTACTCGCGTTTGAAGGACACGCTGGAACGCGGTGGGGTGGTGTGTTTGTTGTCCGAGCGGGACCTCACGCGCACCGGCGTGACGGTAGACTTCATGGGCGAAGAGGCTAATGTTGCCGCCGGTCCCGCCCAGCTGGCCATCGAGACAGGAGCTGCACTCCACGTCGTGCACTCGTGGTTTGACGGTAAGGGTTGGGGGTTGTCCGTCAGCCCCGAAGTGGAGGTCACTGACCTGCAGGAGACGTGCCAGCGCCTCGCGGATGGCTTTGTGGAGAACATCAGGGCACATCCAGAAGACTGGCACATGTTGCAGCCACACTGGAACGCCGACGTAGAACGCCGGCGCGCTTCCCGCCAGAAGAAGTAG
- the pgsA gene encoding phosphatidylinositol phosphate synthase codes for MLSVHGRKPAAVVVVPVAKLFLKMGLTPNVVTVVGTIVTIAISVILIPLDHLFAAALLSGLFAAFDMLDGTMARLTTGGSNFGATLDASCDRITDGALFAAIAYWMVYVDNAHPINFAACMVVLVSSQVISYVKARGEASGFKMVGGLVERPERLILGLGGVGLEGLGVPYALEVALWLLAVGSAFTIYQRMRQAARQDTKARFKKDLKHL; via the coding sequence ATGCTTAGTGTTCATGGGCGCAAACCCGCCGCCGTGGTTGTGGTCCCAGTGGCCAAACTCTTCCTGAAGATGGGGCTGACACCCAATGTCGTTACCGTCGTGGGCACGATCGTCACGATTGCTATTTCGGTTATCCTGATCCCGCTTGATCACCTCTTTGCGGCTGCTCTGCTGTCGGGACTCTTCGCCGCTTTCGACATGCTCGACGGCACCATGGCGCGCCTGACCACCGGCGGATCCAACTTCGGCGCGACTCTCGACGCCTCCTGCGATCGCATTACCGACGGCGCTTTGTTCGCAGCAATCGCCTATTGGATGGTGTACGTCGATAACGCCCACCCGATTAACTTCGCCGCCTGCATGGTGGTGCTCGTGAGTTCCCAGGTCATCTCCTATGTCAAGGCGCGCGGCGAAGCCTCCGGTTTTAAAATGGTCGGCGGACTCGTCGAGCGCCCCGAGCGGCTTATCTTGGGCCTCGGCGGCGTGGGCCTGGAAGGCTTGGGCGTGCCTTATGCACTCGAGGTTGCCCTGTGGCTGCTGGCCGTGGGCTCTGCCTTCACCATCTACCAGCGGATGCGCCAAGCAGCGCGTCAGGACACTAAAGCGCGTTTCAAGAAGGATCTGAAGCACCTTTAG